The sequence TCCTGCTCGGCCTCCCGCCGACCCGTGGCGAGGTCCTCGCCGGGAAGTTCCTCGGGCGGAGTCTGGTCGTCATCGTCGGCATCGTGGTCGGTTTCGCGTTCGCCGCCGTAATCGCCGTCGTCATCTACGGTGGTGTCCCGCCAGTCGCGTTCGCGGGCGTGACGCTGCTCTCTGCGGCCCTCGGCGTCGCCTTCGTCGGTATCGGTATCGGCATCTCGGCGGCGACGGCCACTCGGTCGCGCGCGATGACCTACGGTATCAGCGCGTATCTCCTGTTGACGCTGCTCTGGGACCTCGTCCCCGAGATCGCCCGGATGCTGTTCGGTAGCGGGAACAGCGGCGGTCTCGAGGCGTGGTATCTCTTCCTGACCGTCCTCAGTCCGACGGGTGCGTTCAACGGACTGGCGAGAGAGGTGCTCGCGAGTGCCGTCGGTGGCCCAGGGATGGGGCTGGCCCTCACCGGCGAGACCCCGTTCTACCTCCAGCCCGTCGCGTTGGCAGTCATTCTGGTGGTCTGGACGGTGGTTCCACTGGTCGTGGGGTATCTGTCGTTCCGGGATGCGGATCTGAGTTGAGAGGGAGGGGCGAGCGCTAGCGAGCGGAGCGCAGCAAACGGTAGGAGAGTGGGCCAGTGCGGATTTTGAACCACGGTCGTTCCGCTCCGCTTCACTCCCTGATTCAAATCCGCACCCATTTTCTCTGAGTGACTGCGCCGAGCGATAGTAACGCTCGGCGCGTTTGTGAGAGAAAAATTGGCCAGTGCGGATTTGAACCGGAGCCAGACGGTCCGGGTCGCTCGTTTCACTCGCTTCCCGGGCTGCGACTGGCAGGGCTCAAATCCGTGGCCGCTTCTCGGAGGGAGCGAGCGACGACAGGGCGTCGTCGCTCGCGGAGAATGAGAAGTGGGCCAGTGCGGATTTGAACCGGAGCCAGACGGTCCGGGTCGCTCGTTTCACTCGCTTCCCGGGCTGCGACTGGCAGGGCTCAAATCCGTGGCCGCTTCTCGGAGGGAGCGAGCGACGACAGGGCGTCGTCGCTCGCGGAGAATGAGAAGTGGGCCAGTGCGGATTTGAACCGCAAACTTCCACCTTATCAGAGTGGCGCTCTACCTGATTGAGCTACTGGCCCGAACGTATCCACACGTTGCCCGCTGGTTCGTTTAAGCGTTTCCTTTCGACACTCCGTGTGGCCGCAGTCCGTGGATTTATCACCGAAGACGGCACCAACCGGGGCCATCCAACACTGAACAGCGCGGGTCGTCTCGCGGGAGTACGGCACAGCGGCTCGCGGTCGGGATCGTGCCGTCTGTTCGCTCACTTCGAGTCGTCTTCGAACTCGACCTCGTAGGCGTCGGACCCCAGGTCGACCGTATCGTCGGAGCGGGCATCGCTGCCGGCGCCGCCGCCCGCTCCAGGACCGGACCCGTTCCCGCCCGGGTGCTGCATGCCGCCGGTCGACCACCCCGAGTCGTCGCCACCCGGGAACCCGACGGTGTAGACCTTGCCCGTCGCGAAACCGCCGGTCTGCCGTTCGAGCAACGGGACGATGACGAACCGCTTGAGGCCTATCCGTATCGGGATCCGCGTCACCGGCAGAGCGAGGAGGAAGCCAATGGCGTCGGTGACCAGTCCCGGCGTCAGGAGAAAGGCACCGGCCGCGATGAGCATCCCGCCGTCGACGACCTCGTCCGTCGGAATGTCACCACGGGCAGCGGAGCGCTGCATCTTCTGCAGGGTGTGTCGGCCCTCGGCCCGGACGAAGAGCATGCCGAGGAGGGCGGTCAGGACCACCAACGCGACCGTCGGCACGGCGCCGATGTAGCTCGCGACGACTACGAGCAAGAACGCGTCGGCGAGCGGCACCAGCAGGAGGGCCGCGAAGAGCAACCGCAGCATCGGCCGAACGTAGCGGCTGGGTGCATATATCCCTTCGGCTCGGCTTCGATACGCTTTCCCGGAGTCGAGCCGAGGGGCCCGGTATGGACGACGCCGCGGACGCCATGAAAGTCGAGTGGCGAGAGTGGGGCCAGGCCGCCTTCGACCGGGCACAGGACACCGAACAGCCGATACTGCTCTCCATCTCCGCACGGTGGTGTGGCTGGTGCCAGACCATGGACGCGACGACCTACGCCGAACCGCGCATCGCGGCCATCATCAACCACGACTTCGTCCCGATCCGGGTCGACGCCGACCGTCATCCGCGAGTGCGGGATCGCTACAACGCCGGCGGATTTCCCTCGACGGTCATGTTGACACCAACAGGGAAACTCCTCGCGGCGGCCGGATATCTCAAGCCGGAGCAGATGCGGCGGATCCTCGAGCGCGCCGGCGAGGAGTGGAAGAAAAGCGGCGAGAACGCAGGGCGACTGCCGCACACCCTCCAAGACACGGAGCCGCCATCCGGCGTCCTGACCGACGACATCGAGCGTTACATCAACGGCCAGGTGGACACGCAGTTCGACGCCACACACGCCGGCTGGGGGACCGAGGAGAAGTTCCCGCTCCCCGCCACCGTCGAGTTCGCGTTGACCCGGCAACCGACGAAAGCGACCCGGACCCTCGACGCCATCCGAACCCACCTCTTCGACGAGCCCGACG is a genomic window of Halanaeroarchaeum sp. HSR-CO containing:
- a CDS encoding ABC transporter permease translates to MSTVVIARKEFADAVRSRTLWGIVAIIAVMTSLAMAVTAIVPGAPNVYAAIGGASQFAGVLVPIMALVAAYLAIAGERESGSIKILLGLPPTRGEVLAGKFLGRSLVVIVGIVVGFAFAAVIAVVIYGGVPPVAFAGVTLLSAALGVAFVGIGIGISAATATRSRAMTYGISAYLLLTLLWDLVPEIARMLFGSGNSGGLEAWYLFLTVLSPTGAFNGLAREVLASAVGGPGMGLALTGETPFYLQPVALAVILVVWTVVPLVVGYLSFRDADLS
- a CDS encoding FxsA family protein gives rise to the protein MLRLLFAALLLVPLADAFLLVVVASYIGAVPTVALVVLTALLGMLFVRAEGRHTLQKMQRSAARGDIPTDEVVDGGMLIAAGAFLLTPGLVTDAIGFLLALPVTRIPIRIGLKRFVIVPLLERQTGGFATGKVYTVGFPGGDDSGWSTGGMQHPGGNGSGPGAGGGAGSDARSDDTVDLGSDAYEVEFEDDSK